A stretch of DNA from Hippopotamus amphibius kiboko isolate mHipAmp2 chromosome 5, mHipAmp2.hap2, whole genome shotgun sequence:
TGCCGCATCTCTTGATTTTCACCTCTCTTGCTTTTTGAGCAGAGAATAAGTGTCTCTATCCAGTCATGGTGATGTCATTATTGCCTGATCTTGGCCAGGGCCTCCATCACATATGGTATAGCAGAAGCAGTGTAAGATAATGGTCTAACATCTATGCACTGAGAAACAATACCAGGTTCAAatcctatttcattttattcaagtTTTGGATGCCAGTTACCTAACCTCCCCATGCTCcagttttctcattggtaaaatggatataataataaTGCCTTACACTTGGGGTTGTTGagaggatcaaataaaataatccatattAAGCACATAGCACAGTGACTACTGAGCTctcaatatatattaatattatttttatagaaaatcctTGCTAAAACTGTAGGTTTATTTTAAAGGGCTTAAACTCAATGTTGTTGTATTTACCAGGAACCTGCTTAATTTGGACCTAAggtttttttaagatgaaaatctTTGCTGTGGCCAAAAAGCGTGTTATAGTGCTACTTTTTGTTCACCCATGAAAGCAATTTCTGTGCTCTGCTGTAAGAGACTGACCGTATTGTCTGCCTACTCTGCCTGCCTTGAATATGCCAACTATGCCAAGCCTCCCTTACCTATGAATACTTCCTCACACTGCTCCCTTGCATTTCTCACCCACAACATATTTGAGGCAGTTATCACAATACTCATggacatttttcctctttcttctctttcaataaGAATTCTTAATTGTGCAGACTCAGGGTTGAGAATGAACAAGATgcctaaacatacacacacacacattcattcattcattcatgctcATATAATTTAATTTGGTATAGGACTCAATTTATGGACTCTTTTCCAAAGGGTTAAAGATCCAAGCACTTCTTAAAAAGGTAAGATAGACCAAATTTTTTTTGCAGGTTCAAATAGTAGtgtctttgatttttataaacatttttggaaACTGAAGGAGACATTATGTGAGGTTTTCTTTTGTCCCAGTGGATGATTGAAGAGCCATTCATTGCCCAGTCCTGACACTGCTTTTCCCCATTGGGTCTCTGTGAGAGTCACATGCTTTGGACATCTTTGAAAAGAATCTTCTGAGGCTTCAGCCTCTCATTTGAGTATCTTGAATCTCACCTACCACTGTGTTGAATTATCATCCATCACAATGAGTAACAAATTCTTAGGCACCTGGAAACTTGTCTCCAGTGAAAACTTTGATGATTACATGAAAGCTCTGGGTAAGAAATGTTCTTTATTGTTCTAACTTAGAGGATCCTTTTTGAGAAAGATGAGTGACTATTTCCTTCCAGCTCCTTTTCCAGGAGTCTGGGAGTTTGCACAGATTGAAGTATAATCCTCTTCTGGCATTAATTTTCTATTATGTCAATCAgataatttatttgcattttgtttgtggcaatttttatagattttaatgCAAATAAGAGCAGGTTAAATGCATTAGAATGCCCACTGATTTCAAAGGCAGTTTCATATCAATGAGGTTTTGGTTTAAAACCTGGAGGAAAGAAATCTTAGAAGCTTAGTCAACCCATGCTCTGGCTTTCCTGAAAGTTAGTTTTATAACAACTAAAGTGTTCATAAGAAAAAGAGTTGAATATGCTAAAGTTAATGGAAAACCTCAATTTAAAATTTCGATGCTTAGCTAAACCAGAAgttttctctctctacctctaGGTTGTCTGTTATTACATAACTATGCAGATAAAGAGTTTGTAAAAAGTGAATGCTTCATAAAGCAGGATATTCACAGCCTAGGAAagttactgaaagaaaaagaagtgggtTGTGGTAGTGAATTAAAACTCAGTTACATTAACATCAGACTTTCCTGGAGTTGGAGCAGTGGATGGAGATGGAAAGTCTAATCATTAGTACATTAACTTTATTTGCTACTATTTCTACGGATTGTTCCATAGATATGAGCACAAGAGGTGGGAGGAGTCTTTGGAAATTTCCAGAGCTGTATAGATAAGTAGAGAGTGAAGCCAGTGACCTCAGGTTACTACGCTCAACCAAGTACCTGAACTTTACCTTCAGAAAGCTCATAAGAAGGGTTCTATTTTTAGATAAAATGAGCAAAATCATGGTGCATTGCCGGAAAACTATGAGAACTTATGAGAATAGATCCATACTATAAGattggttaaatttattgctCAAACATTACAGCTGAGGAAGAATACAACTagatttttcttcatatatctCTCTCATTTgacatttccatttttccatGTATTTCTATAAGTAATATGGTAATAATACTTCAGtctaattttgctttgttttcaaatgcagaaattttttaaaaaaatgatgttattTGTCTATGATCATTTGTAATGGTACAGATAGATTTAGGGACTAGaacaaaatttcagaaatgagTTTCTATCAAGGATGCGGGAGGGATTCTTTTCTCTATCCATAATGTATTacggaggggaaaaaaatcatagaacAGCATGTGTATGGcatagtttcattttaaaaatatatctccagcatttatgggtaCAAACTAAAATGTCTGGAATGACCCATACAAAACTATAATTAGTGGTTTTTAGTGGAGCATGGGATTGGATGTGGTAAAAGTAGATGACTTGCAATATTTAGGCTAAACACTTTTATCTTTACAATCTGCAGACATTACTTTTGTAATAACAAAATTTAAGGTACTCAAGTCCATGGACATGTGTTCCCATTACCTGGGAGCAGGTCCTTAGTAGTAAGCAATATTACCTGCCACCTACACAGCTGAGACACAGCTGAGCATAGAATATAGCCACCCATAGTCCCTTTAGGTAGATGCTCTCTTGGTCAACAAAATTCTAACACTATCTTGATTTTCAGGTGTGGGATTAGCCACCAGAAAACTGGGAAATTTAGCCAAACCCAGAGTGATCATCAGTAAGAAAGGGGATATTATAACAATAAGAACTGAAAGTacctttaaaaatacagagatCTCCTTCAAGCTAGGCCAGGAATTTGAGGAAACCACAGCTGACAATAGAAAAACAAAGGTAAACTTTATTGTTTCTCTTCAAAGTTGGTCAATCTTCTCCTTTGAGAGAGAAGATTACTCCTGCTAAAGTTCAAAAGGGTGGACCACTCCCTTCTGTTAAAAATGGATGTACTTCATAAAACATCTGTTATGAAAATGATTCAGTACCAAGTGAActgcttctcctctctctctcttttttttttttttgtctttattgcagtataatttctttataatgttgtgtcactttctgctgtacaacaaagtgaatcagctatatgtatacatatatccccttatcccctccctcttgagcctccctcccaccgtccctatcccacccctttaggtcttcacaaagcattgagttgagctcgctgtgctctgcagcagcttcgaatcagctatctattttacatttggtagtgtatataggtcaattCTACAAAGTCCAAGCAAGTCAGTTATGTAAACCTGTCTTTGCAGAGCATTGTAACTTTGGCAAGAGGCTCGTTGAATCAAGTGCAGAAATGGGATGGCAAAGAGACAACAATAAAGAGAAAGTTGGTGGATGGAAAAATGGTTGTGGTAAGAGTAATTTTACTCTAAATACAGAAATAATGCTATTTCAATAGAGGaaatggttttattattttcaaaacattcttttttctttggaatACAAATGGATAAGAATGGCTACGAATAAAGTCAGAGTTAATGTTTGGATGATAAACATATTATTAAGATTCATCTACAGGTACTTCAGGTTCAGACTCAAGAATTTAGAAATGATGAAACCTATCtgttattttagaaataacaacacctaaaaatgatttttaaaatgtatggagAAACCTCATTAGTTTAGACACACAAAGTGAAAATCAAGTCTAAGTTTTAAAAGCAGAGCACATCCCAAAATGGTCAGTTGTAGAATATTTATAGATATCtaagcattttgtttttaagaattcatAGTACCTTGGACTAATACATGTCAACAATTCAAGCTGAGCTCATTGGAGAACTTTTGTAGTTGGCAGATAAAAATGATGACAAAGGTTATATGAGATGACctctaacaattttttttaagtcagatcCTGTTCTTACTAATGGACACATACATTAAGTATAAATAGATTCATGTAGttctttgaaagtttttttcctttagtacAGGATCTTATCTCTAGCAGATTTCCATGGGGAGTAAACACCAATATGAGGGCCCTAATTCAGATCAATTGAATGCAAATCTCTTGGGGAAGGAGGAgccatcagtatttttaaatgttccccAGATAATGCAGATGTGCAGATAGTTTCAAAAACCACTGTTTTAATAGATTTAAATCTGTGCAAATAATGCATAAAAACTTGCCACTTAAAATATATACCTCTGCTGTGACTTAGATCAGCTTTAAAACTGTTTCCCCTATTTCAATGGTCATGATTCTAAATTCCTGGAGACTGACATACTGATACTTGATttctttgttagtttaatcttatGAGATTGCTTATAATGAgtgttattattataaatttgctGTCCCTAGTTTGAGTTTTAGATATTCAattaaatctctttctctctcttttttttttttaaggaatgtaaGATGAAGGATGTGGTCTGCACCAGAATTTATGAGAAGGTCTGAGAAAATTGTTTCCTCATTGAAGTGATATTTGATCATTTGATGTTGGAAATCAGCTGTTTCCATTGGCAAGGCCTGACTACACtgcagtttgtttgttttcgcTTTTGTCTTAATATATCAGATAAGCAAAGGCCTAAACTGAGGAGTAATCTACATTTCAGtgttatttaaacattttcaatttgTATGCACTTCTTTACTGTATTAAAGATTAAAGTATGTATATTGGCCAGACCTAAAGAATGGATAATGATGTCATTTAACTATCTGTGAAGGTCTAACTtatgttgtattttaaatatttgaaatgatagTAAAAGGAAGTAATAGGATAGTAAAAGGAAGTAAATATATTGATCGGGGTAGTAAACTCAAATGCCTTCATGGACCGGGAGAGTAATGGGGTTAGAGGATCAGAAGTGAGGCACACTAGAAGAAGGAGCTGTTTTAAAATGAGGAGTTCTAGCTTCAGCTTAAAA
This window harbors:
- the LOC130854007 gene encoding myelin P2 protein — encoded protein: MSNKFLGTWKLVSSENFDDYMKALGVGLATRKLGNLAKPRVIISKKGDIITIRTESTFKNTEISFKLGQEFEETTADNRKTKSIVTLARGSLNQVQKWDGKETTIKRKLVDGKMVVECKMKDVVCTRIYEKV